Proteins found in one Arthrobacter pascens genomic segment:
- the rplV gene encoding 50S ribosomal protein L22: protein MEAKAIARHIRVTPMKARRVVNLVRGKQANEALAILKFAPQAASEPVFKVVQSAISNARVLADRDGVAFDEGDLIISEAFVDEGPTMKRFQPRAQGRAFQIKKRTSHITVVVATPEKEEAR from the coding sequence ATGGAAGCCAAGGCAATTGCGCGTCACATCCGCGTAACGCCTATGAAGGCCCGGCGCGTCGTCAACCTTGTTCGTGGTAAGCAAGCGAATGAGGCTCTGGCAATTCTGAAGTTTGCCCCACAGGCAGCTTCAGAGCCGGTATTCAAGGTAGTTCAGTCGGCAATCTCCAACGCCCGGGTCCTCGCGGACCGCGACGGCGTGGCGTTTGACGAAGGTGACCTCATCATCAGCGAAGCGTTTGTTGATGAAGGCCCGACCATGAAGCGGTTCCAGCCGCGTGCCCAGGGTCGTGCATTTCAGATCAAGAAGCGCACCAGCCACATCACCGTGGTAGTCGCTACCCCGGAGAAAGAGGAGGCTCGCTAA
- the rpmC gene encoding 50S ribosomal protein L29 — protein MAVGSKELASAQLDTFDNERLVEELRKAKEELFNLRFQSATGQLENHGRLRAVKKDIARIYTVLRERELGIRAEVAAPVVEAKEEKKSKKSTTKKAEKAETVETEEDAK, from the coding sequence ATGGCAGTAGGATCCAAGGAACTTGCATCCGCACAGCTGGACACGTTCGACAACGAGCGCCTCGTTGAAGAACTCCGTAAGGCTAAGGAAGAGCTGTTCAACCTGCGTTTCCAGTCCGCCACCGGTCAGCTGGAGAACCACGGTCGTCTGCGCGCGGTAAAGAAGGACATCGCACGCATCTACACCGTTCTCCGTGAGCGCGAACTGGGCATTCGTGCCGAGGTTGCCGCACCGGTTGTGGAAGCCAAGGAAGAAAAGAAGTCCAAGAAGTCAACAACCAAAAAGGCCGAGAAGGCTGAAACGGTTGAGACCGAGGAGGACGCCAAGTGA
- the rplB gene encoding 50S ribosomal protein L2 has product MGIRKYKPTTPGRRGSSVADFTEITRSTPEKSLVRPLPKKGGRNNSGKITTRHKGGGHKRQYRLIDFRRHDKDGVDARVAEIEYDPNRTARIALLHYVDGTKRYIIAPNKLSQGDFVEAGANADIKPGNNLPLRNIPVGTVVHAVELRPGGGAKMGRSAGASIQLVAKEGRFAQLRLPSGEIRNVDVRCRATVGEVGNAEQSNINWGKAGRMRWKGVRPTVRGVAMNPVDHPHGGGEGKTSGGRHPVNPNGKREGRTRRPNKESDKLIVRRRRTGKNKR; this is encoded by the coding sequence ATGGGAATCCGTAAGTACAAGCCGACTACCCCGGGCCGTCGTGGCTCGAGCGTAGCGGACTTCACCGAAATCACGCGGTCGACGCCGGAAAAGTCGTTGGTACGTCCGCTGCCCAAAAAGGGCGGCCGTAACAACTCCGGTAAGATCACAACCCGTCACAAGGGTGGTGGACACAAGCGCCAGTACCGTCTGATCGACTTCCGTCGCCACGACAAAGACGGCGTTGACGCCCGCGTTGCCGAAATTGAGTACGATCCGAACCGCACGGCTCGCATCGCCCTCCTGCACTACGTTGATGGCACCAAGCGTTACATCATCGCCCCGAACAAGCTGTCCCAGGGTGACTTCGTAGAGGCAGGTGCCAACGCTGACATCAAGCCTGGCAACAACCTGCCCCTGCGCAACATCCCGGTAGGTACCGTTGTCCACGCAGTTGAACTGCGTCCGGGCGGCGGCGCCAAGATGGGCCGCTCCGCCGGCGCATCGATCCAGCTCGTAGCCAAGGAAGGCCGTTTCGCCCAGCTGCGTCTGCCTTCTGGCGAAATCCGCAACGTTGACGTGCGCTGCCGCGCAACCGTCGGCGAGGTCGGCAACGCCGAGCAGTCCAATATCAACTGGGGTAAGGCCGGCCGCATGCGCTGGAAGGGCGTCCGCCCGACCGTCCGTGGTGTCGCGATGAACCCGGTTGACCACCCGCACGGTGGTGGCGAGGGTAAGACGTCCGGTGGACGTCACCCCGTCAACCCGAACGGTAAGCGGGAAGGCCGCACCCGCCGACCCAACAAAGAGAGCGACAAGCTTATTGTTCGTCGCCGTCGTACTGGCAAGAACAAGCGATAG
- the rplD gene encoding 50S ribosomal protein L4, with amino-acid sequence MTSTVKVDLPAEIFDVQTNVPLLHQVVVAQLAAARQGTHKTKTRAEVSGAGRKPFKQKGTGRARQGSIRAPHMTGGGVVHGPTPRDYSQRTPKKMIAAALRGALSDRARNGRIHVVAELVEGTKPSVKNALATLRGVSERKNLLVVIERANDVAALSVRNLAGVHVLYADQLNTYDVLVSDDVVFTKAAYEAFVADKAVAKNEENAK; translated from the coding sequence ATGACTAGCACTGTCAAGGTTGACCTGCCTGCAGAGATCTTCGACGTCCAGACCAACGTGCCGCTGCTGCACCAGGTCGTCGTTGCCCAGCTCGCTGCTGCTCGCCAGGGTACCCACAAGACCAAGACCCGCGCCGAGGTTTCAGGTGCAGGACGCAAGCCGTTCAAGCAGAAGGGCACCGGCCGCGCCCGTCAGGGTTCAATCCGTGCTCCTCACATGACCGGTGGTGGAGTTGTCCACGGTCCCACACCGCGTGACTACAGCCAGCGCACCCCCAAGAAGATGATTGCTGCTGCACTGCGCGGCGCACTCTCTGACCGGGCACGCAACGGCCGCATCCACGTTGTTGCGGAACTGGTGGAGGGCACCAAGCCGTCCGTCAAGAACGCACTGGCAACCCTGCGCGGAGTTTCCGAGCGCAAGAACCTGCTGGTTGTCATCGAGCGCGCCAACGATGTTGCAGCACTGTCCGTGCGCAACCTCGCCGGTGTTCACGTTCTGTACGCAGACCAGCTGAACACCTACGACGTTCTCGTCTCTGACGACGTTGTCTTCACCAAGGCTGCCTACGAAGCATTCGTTGCCGACAAGGCAGTGGCAAAGAACGAGGAGAATGCCAAGTGA
- the rpsS gene encoding 30S ribosomal protein S19, which translates to MPRSLKKGPFVDQHLFVKVARENEKGTKNVIKTWSRRSMIIPDMLGHTIAVHDGRKHIPVFVTESMVGHKLGEFAPTRTFRGHVKDDRKGKRR; encoded by the coding sequence ATGCCACGCAGCCTGAAAAAAGGTCCTTTCGTTGACCAGCACCTCTTTGTAAAGGTAGCCAGGGAAAACGAAAAGGGCACCAAGAACGTCATCAAGACCTGGTCACGCCGTTCGATGATCATCCCCGACATGCTCGGGCACACGATCGCCGTTCACGACGGACGCAAGCACATTCCGGTGTTTGTCACCGAGTCGATGGTCGGGCACAAGCTCGGCGAATTCGCTCCCACGCGGACATTCCGCGGCCATGTCAAGGACGACCGTAAGGGCAAGCGCCGCTAG
- the rplW gene encoding 50S ribosomal protein L23: protein MSAATIKDPRDVVLAPVVSEKSYGLIDEGKYTFLVDPRSNKTEIKLAVEKIFSVKVESINTINRAGKRKRTKFGWGTRKNTKRAIVTLKEGTIDIFGGPLA from the coding sequence GTGAGTGCAGCCACCATCAAAGACCCGCGCGACGTCGTGCTTGCACCCGTCGTATCGGAAAAGAGCTACGGCCTGATCGATGAGGGCAAGTACACCTTCCTGGTGGACCCCCGCTCGAACAAGACCGAGATCAAGCTGGCCGTGGAGAAGATTTTCTCCGTCAAGGTCGAATCGATCAACACCATCAACCGTGCCGGTAAGCGCAAGCGCACCAAATTCGGATGGGGTACCCGCAAGAACACCAAGCGTGCGATTGTCACCCTCAAAGAAGGCACTATCGACATCTTCGGCGGTCCGCTCGCGTAG
- the rplP gene encoding 50S ribosomal protein L16: protein MLIPRRVKHRKQHHPGRSGAATGGTKVSFGEYGIQALSPAYVTNRQIESARIAMTRHIKRGGKVWINIYPDRPLTKKPAETRMGSGKGSPEWWVANVKPGRVLFEISGVEESVAREALRLAIHKLPLKARILRREGGE from the coding sequence ATGCTTATCCCACGTCGAGTCAAGCACCGTAAGCAGCACCACCCGGGTCGTTCCGGCGCTGCCACGGGCGGCACCAAGGTCTCCTTCGGTGAGTACGGCATCCAGGCTCTGAGCCCGGCATACGTAACCAACCGTCAGATCGAGTCTGCACGTATCGCGATGACCCGCCACATCAAGCGTGGCGGTAAGGTCTGGATCAACATCTACCCGGACCGTCCCCTCACGAAGAAGCCTGCCGAAACCCGCATGGGTTCCGGTAAGGGTTCGCCGGAATGGTGGGTCGCTAACGTCAAGCCGGGCCGGGTTCTCTTTGAGATCTCCGGCGTCGAAGAATCGGTAGCTCGCGAGGCACTGCGCCTGGCAATCCACAAGCTCCCGTTGAAGGCACGCATTTTGCGTCGCGAAGGTGGTGAATAG
- the rpsC gene encoding 30S ribosomal protein S3, with the protein MGQKVNPHGFRLGITTDHVSHWFADSTKAGQRYKDFVREDIRIRQLMSVGMERAGIAKVEIERTRDRVRVDIHTARPGIVIGRRGAEADRIRGELEKLTGKQVQLNILEVKNPEMEAQLVAQGVAEQLTSRVAFRRAMKKAMQSAQRAGAKGIRIACSGRLGGAEMSRSEFYREGRVPLHTLRANIDYGFYEAKTTFGRIGVKVWIYKGDVTAKELAQQAAAAPSRGRGASDRPGRPGGADRGDRRRRPDRPAAEAAPAAEAPAVEAAPAAVEGGQA; encoded by the coding sequence GTGGGACAGAAAGTAAACCCGCACGGGTTCCGACTCGGCATCACCACCGATCACGTATCGCACTGGTTCGCTGACAGCACCAAGGCCGGACAGCGGTACAAGGACTTCGTTCGCGAAGACATCCGTATCCGCCAGCTCATGTCTGTTGGCATGGAGCGCGCCGGTATCGCCAAGGTTGAGATCGAGCGCACCCGTGACCGTGTACGCGTGGATATCCACACGGCACGTCCCGGCATCGTTATCGGCCGCCGCGGAGCAGAAGCAGACCGCATCCGCGGCGAGCTCGAAAAGCTTACGGGCAAGCAGGTCCAGCTGAACATCCTCGAGGTCAAGAACCCCGAGATGGAAGCACAGCTTGTTGCCCAGGGCGTTGCTGAGCAGCTGACTTCCCGCGTGGCGTTCCGCCGTGCGATGAAGAAGGCCATGCAGTCCGCACAGCGTGCAGGTGCCAAGGGCATCCGTATCGCCTGCTCCGGTCGACTGGGCGGCGCTGAAATGTCCCGCTCGGAGTTCTACCGCGAAGGCCGTGTGCCCCTGCACACCCTCCGCGCGAACATCGACTATGGCTTCTACGAGGCCAAGACCACCTTCGGCCGCATCGGCGTGAAGGTCTGGATCTACAAGGGTGACGTCACTGCCAAGGAACTGGCTCAGCAGGCAGCTGCTGCTCCGTCCCGTGGCCGCGGCGCCAGTGACCGTCCGGGCCGCCCGGGTGGCGCTGACCGTGGTGACCGCCGCCGTCGTCCCGACCGTCCGGCCGCCGAAGCAGCTCCTGCTGCCGAAGCTCCGGCTGTTGAGGCTGCACCTGCTGCAGTAGAAGGAGGACAGGCTTAA